The following are encoded together in the Bacillus cereus group sp. RP43 genome:
- a CDS encoding lipase, with protein sequence MGKLFLKICFFALVTVCSFVAKTTYAEERQQNNYPIILVNGFAGWGREEMLGVKYWGGVHDIQEDLKRNGYTVHTAAVGPVSSNWDRACELYAQIKGGTVDYGAAHAEKHGHNRFGRTYSGFAPNWSETNKVHLVGHSMGGQTTRTLVQLLKEGSFDEKNYMKNHPNTKVSPLFEGGKSYVHSVTTLATPHNGTTLADGSLLLPFVKDLLITTASLGGNNNLSLYDFKLDQWGIKKNAGESFFQYTDRILNSSLWKNTKDISQWDLSTDGAKELNNWVQTQSDVYYLSYSGHASQAAPITGLHLPHITMNKVLMGNAFFLGSYARYEENRPLIDTSWWQNDGVVNTNSMIAPSSNIAVNNNESLQVGKWNHIETKANWDHLDMVGLSVSDTLGFSNIQEFYRTIAEKLSRLPK encoded by the coding sequence ATGGGGAAGCTATTTTTAAAAATATGTTTTTTTGCATTAGTGACTGTTTGTTCATTTGTAGCGAAAACAACTTACGCTGAAGAGAGGCAACAAAATAATTATCCTATCATTTTAGTGAATGGATTTGCTGGATGGGGTAGGGAAGAAATGCTAGGGGTAAAATATTGGGGTGGTGTTCATGATATACAGGAAGATTTAAAAAGAAATGGTTATACAGTTCATACGGCTGCTGTTGGCCCTGTTTCTAGTAATTGGGACCGTGCATGTGAATTATATGCGCAAATTAAAGGTGGAACAGTAGATTATGGTGCGGCGCACGCTGAGAAACATGGACATAATCGTTTTGGTAGAACTTATAGTGGATTTGCACCGAATTGGAGTGAAACAAATAAAGTACATTTAGTTGGGCATAGTATGGGTGGACAAACGACGCGAACATTGGTACAGCTATTAAAAGAAGGAAGTTTTGATGAAAAAAATTATATGAAAAATCATCCAAACACAAAGGTATCACCACTATTTGAAGGTGGTAAATCGTATGTTCATAGTGTTACAACATTAGCAACTCCTCACAACGGGACAACACTTGCGGATGGTAGTCTATTGCTTCCGTTTGTTAAAGATCTACTCATTACAACTGCAAGTTTAGGAGGAAACAATAATTTATCATTATATGATTTTAAATTGGATCAATGGGGAATAAAGAAGAATGCTGGAGAGTCCTTTTTCCAATATACTGATCGTATTCTAAATAGTTCACTTTGGAAAAATACAAAAGATATAAGTCAATGGGATTTAAGTACTGATGGTGCAAAGGAGTTAAATAATTGGGTACAGACGCAATCGGATGTGTATTACTTATCCTATAGTGGACATGCATCGCAAGCAGCACCAATAACAGGTTTACATTTACCTCATATAACGATGAACAAAGTGTTAATGGGTAATGCATTTTTCTTAGGTTCCTATGCAAGATATGAAGAAAATCGCCCATTAATTGATACATCTTGGTGGCAAAATGACGGTGTAGTAAATACAAATTCTATGATTGCGCCTTCGTCTAATATTGCCGTAAATAATAATGAGTCTTTACAGGTTGGAAAATGGAATCATATTGAAACGAAAGCAAATTGGGATCATCTCGATATGGTAGGATTAAGCGTTTCAGATACGTTAGGTTTTTCTAATATTCAAGAGTTTTATAGAACAATTGCAGAAAAATTATCACGGTTACCGAAATAG
- a CDS encoding DUF3914 domain-containing protein, with translation MQIGSNIHTLSQPTKITPSNLEHNTISSTKLEDKKSNDPIKFDIRSSGKEMKQPEHKFNELDLWGVLKDKGVPLWIILEMLQKSRKEKEAQNSSVQSSNVIEETSETQLNEVM, from the coding sequence ATGCAAATCGGATCAAACATTCATACATTATCTCAACCTACTAAAATAACTCCATCTAATCTTGAGCATAATACTATCTCTTCTACTAAACTTGAAGATAAGAAATCAAATGATCCAATCAAATTTGATATTCGTTCATCTGGAAAAGAAATGAAACAACCTGAGCATAAATTTAACGAATTAGATTTATGGGGCGTGTTGAAAGATAAAGGTGTTCCTTTATGGATCATACTTGAAATGCTACAAAAATCCCGTAAAGAAAAAGAAGCTCAAAATAGTTCGGTTCAAAGTTCAAATGTGATTGAAGAAACAAGCGAGACCCAATTAAATGAAGTAATGTAA
- a CDS encoding lipoprotein BA_5634 family protein, which yields MKGTVMKRTLTIFMLTIIILISLSACSKNEDLFPANGVLIIGDENNTSPIINRYKENTKENEVYSVKTGEFGKGKVLILNESTAQAMIKEKIFCKRDNVSSSMPIDTLPNFPKEGSLLFTHEDEKTIQSIEIEGREIPVKYDSNAWIGNTRNYGFQWYVIVAKNSVYKEIKANETKMQLLHLKKSLGDEKPKMSTDNTLINENVKVRKLIKGLEGEVSFQFVTIGEKS from the coding sequence ATGAAAGGAACCGTGATGAAAAGAACACTAACTATCTTCATGTTAACTATAATAATTTTAATAAGCTTAAGCGCATGTTCTAAAAATGAAGACTTATTCCCAGCTAACGGTGTACTAATCATTGGAGATGAGAATAATACTTCACCAATTATTAATCGTTATAAGGAAAATACGAAAGAAAATGAAGTTTATTCAGTGAAAACAGGTGAATTTGGAAAAGGGAAGGTACTAATATTAAATGAATCTACTGCGCAAGCGATGATTAAAGAAAAGATTTTTTGTAAACGGGATAATGTATCCAGTTCTATGCCTATAGACACATTACCGAATTTTCCAAAAGAAGGCTCACTATTATTTACGCATGAAGACGAAAAGACTATACAAAGTATTGAAATAGAAGGAAGAGAGATTCCTGTTAAATATGATAGTAATGCTTGGATTGGTAACACTCGTAATTATGGGTTTCAATGGTATGTGATTGTAGCGAAAAATAGTGTATATAAAGAAATAAAAGCAAATGAAACGAAAATGCAACTTCTTCATCTGAAAAAATCTTTAGGTGACGAAAAACCTAAAATGTCGACAGATAATACATTGATTAATGAAAATGTAAAAGTAAGAAAGCTAATTAAAGGTTTAGAAGGAGAAGTATCTTTTCAGTTTGTAACGATTGGAGAAAAATCTTAA
- a CDS encoding FtsX-like permease family protein, protein MTFRQFAFNNIFRNKRTYAAHFLSCAFSIMIFFTYALLLFHPDLQGELKSTSTTISAFGTLGFTISQGLIFVFSFFFILYSVSSFLKTRKKEFGILMMQGMSMRQLKKLLLIENMLIGIGSICIGIIIGLIFSKLVLLISASVLMINNGLPFYIPIQAVLLTVITFLFLFLIVSLVTFKMVKVTELVELIQAEEKPKPEPKSSILLSLLSLISIGCGYISVFRFISSHSFIMLGIGVLLVIIGTYFLYTQCSVYILYLAKRSESFFLKRTNILTFSELIYRMKDNATMFFIVSIISAVAFTAIGTTAALGNRDLVRMTNPYTFLYVSFETDKEVNKNLSTIKKHLADANIPYRMASSSNKYTESNVYVIKLSEYNELARALGYQQETIEKEDEILLIPGMVSQKQEFKNGDYKKNIEVIQGDWTKTFRVKKAVENLVLPHDTRSIYIAVQDHVYDGIPVSPDQDDIGDQNRTYGFVVDDWMKTKEISNQLNSIFEKDVSKDNFYFQALTLDLLSAKQTNGLLLMASVLVGIVFFTFAASFIYFRLYTDLDRDQQQYKMISKMGLSKRELKKVVTRQLLLMFFLPIVVAVIHTVVAYTALQQLVDFSILNSSIVILISFICIQVLYFFITRWRYLQKLYKTMEQ, encoded by the coding sequence ATGACTTTTCGTCAGTTCGCATTTAATAATATTTTTCGTAATAAGCGTACATACGCTGCCCATTTTTTAAGTTGTGCATTTTCTATTATGATTTTCTTTACGTATGCCCTGTTATTATTTCATCCTGATTTACAAGGGGAATTAAAATCGACGAGTACAACAATAAGTGCATTTGGAACATTAGGATTTACAATTTCGCAAGGCTTGATTTTTGTATTTTCATTTTTCTTTATTCTATATTCAGTAAGTTCATTTTTAAAAACACGTAAGAAAGAATTTGGCATTTTAATGATGCAAGGTATGTCAATGAGGCAACTTAAGAAATTATTGTTGATTGAAAATATGTTAATTGGAATTGGATCAATTTGTATAGGAATTATCATTGGTCTCATATTTTCTAAATTAGTTTTATTGATAAGTGCAAGTGTATTAATGATCAATAATGGTTTGCCTTTCTATATACCGATACAAGCGGTACTATTAACAGTCATCACGTTTCTTTTCTTATTTTTAATTGTTTCGCTTGTTACTTTTAAAATGGTAAAAGTAACAGAACTTGTAGAACTCATTCAAGCAGAAGAAAAACCAAAACCTGAACCGAAATCTTCAATTTTATTATCGCTACTTTCTTTAATTAGTATAGGGTGTGGATATATTTCAGTATTTCGATTTATCTCAAGTCACAGTTTTATTATGCTTGGAATTGGTGTACTCCTTGTAATTATAGGAACGTACTTTTTATATACACAGTGTAGCGTTTATATATTGTATCTTGCGAAAAGGAGTGAATCTTTCTTTTTAAAAAGAACAAATATATTAACATTCTCAGAATTAATTTACCGTATGAAAGATAATGCAACCATGTTTTTTATAGTATCTATTATTTCAGCAGTTGCATTTACAGCAATTGGTACGACAGCTGCTCTCGGTAATAGGGATCTGGTAAGAATGACAAATCCGTATACATTTCTGTATGTAAGTTTTGAAACAGACAAAGAGGTAAATAAAAATCTCTCTACTATAAAAAAACATCTTGCTGATGCTAATATTCCTTATCGAATGGCTTCGTCTTCAAATAAATATACAGAAAGTAACGTATATGTAATAAAGTTAAGTGAATATAACGAACTTGCGAGAGCACTCGGGTATCAACAAGAAACGATTGAAAAAGAAGATGAAATTTTACTAATCCCTGGAATGGTATCCCAAAAACAAGAATTTAAAAATGGTGACTATAAAAAGAATATTGAAGTCATTCAAGGAGATTGGACAAAGACATTTCGTGTGAAAAAAGCTGTAGAAAATTTAGTTTTACCGCATGATACTAGAAGTATTTATATTGCTGTTCAAGATCATGTGTATGATGGAATCCCTGTTTCTCCTGACCAAGATGATATAGGTGATCAAAATCGTACTTACGGATTTGTTGTAGATGATTGGATGAAAACGAAAGAGATTTCAAACCAATTAAATAGTATATTTGAAAAAGATGTTAGCAAAGATAATTTCTACTTTCAAGCTTTAACATTAGATTTGTTAAGTGCAAAGCAAACGAATGGATTATTACTTATGGCAAGTGTTTTAGTCGGAATCGTCTTCTTCACATTCGCTGCTAGTTTTATCTATTTTCGATTATATACTGATTTGGATCGCGATCAACAGCAATATAAAATGATTTCGAAAATGGGATTAAGTAAACGAGAATTAAAAAAAGTTGTAACGAGACAGTTATTATTAATGTTCTTCTTACCGATTGTCGTTGCAGTGATTCATACTGTAGTCGCTTATACGGCATTACAACAATTAGTCGATTTTTCTATTTTAAATAGCTCTATCGTTATTTTAATTTCATTTATATGTATACAAGTTTTATATTTCTTTATAACTCGTTGGCGTTACCTACAAAAGCTGTATAAAACTATGGAACAATAG